The Alosa alosa isolate M-15738 ecotype Scorff River chromosome 3, AALO_Geno_1.1, whole genome shotgun sequence nucleotide sequence TACAGTATGTGGGATGCTTACGCTTGATGGTGTTCTAttcccccaacgtcgtcttccaggcagcgctgccaccactgacttaaaggcacctaatcctaaacccaaccctaaccttaacccatgcataatcctagtgccttccaggcagcgctgccttgaagacaacgttgggggcataaaatacCAAGAAACGGATGGCTCGCTTACACACACTTTACAATGTGATTGATGTGACCCTGGAGCTCAAAGAGCTTTGAGCCGAGCCCTTCCTAAACATGGCCACTGAATCCTTTCCGATCAGACCCCTTTggtagagagagtggaggaactGATTGCGGAACTTCTTCCCGATGAAGGCGTAGAGGATGGGATTGACGGCGCAGTGCAGGAATGCCAGGACCTGGGTGACCTGGAACACGAGGTCCACCTGGTTCTGCTGGTCGCACTCGTCGGGGAGGATCTTGCTGCGCATGAGCGTGTCCACCACAGAGGTGACGTTGATGGGCAGCCAGCAGACGATGAAGGCCAGCACCACCGAGAGGATGACGCGCATGGCCTTGTGCTTCTGACTGTTGCGGGCGTGGAAGAGCGTGCAGGTGGTGCAGCCGTAGCAAATGGTCATGACGAGCAGCGGCAGGAAGAAGCCCAGCGTGTTGCGCATCACCAGCATGCCTGTGCGCCAGCCATTCATGCTCTTGGCCGTCACGTTCTCGAAGCACACCACGGCATGGTAGCCCTCTGGCGTGAAGGCCTCACGCTGCACCACCATGGGCAGGGCAAGGATCACGGCGGCCagccacaccacgccacacacCACCCGCACCAGGTGCCGGCGCCGCAGCACAACCTGCGTGGCCTTGACAATGGCCAGGTAGCGGTCAATGCTGATGCAGGCCAGGAGGAAGACGCAGCTGTAGAAGGCGGTGTCCTGGATGCCCGAGAGCACCTTGCACATGAAGTTGCCGAAGACCCACTCGCTGTTGAGGGAGATCGCCCAGAAGGGCAGGGTGAGCGAGAACAAGAGGTCAGCCATGGCCAGGTGCATCAGGTAGACGTCGGTGGAGGAGCGGCGGTTGACCATGCTGCAGACGACAAACACCACCATGCTGTTGCCCAGCAAGCTCAAGAGAAACACGATGAAGTACGTGATCATCAGGGCAAAGCCGTTCAAGCTGGGCCGCTCACACGGAGTGTAGTCCTCAAACCCTCCATAGTCAAAGGTAGGTGTGGTGGTGTCGCTAATGTTACTTGTCATCCTAAATGTTTCACATGAACACATCACTCTCATTAGTGGTCAGCTTTTAGCTTTATGAACATTTGAAATGACAGTGCAGATAATGGAAAGTCTTTATATTTCACATTTTACTTGCTATCAACTTATAAGACATGGGGAATATTGCTCTGTATGTTTTCATTTATATACTTtattcatgaaaaaaaaacacatcacccTTTAAAAATGCATTACGATTCCAAGTTTACAAGTGAGCACATTAAACATACATCCAGAGAGTCTGCAGTAGCATTTTGACATTAAGGCAAAAAAACATCCCTTGCATTCTATAAAAAAAAGTTCTATTTACATTGCACTATGTAATGTTACTTGTCATCTAGATGTTGCATGTGAATACATCATTCTCATTAGTGGTCAGTTTCCAGCTTTATGAACATTTAAGTAAATGAGTGCAGATAATctttagattaaaaaaaaactctattaCTCTTGTTTAAAAAGCAAGGTTGACATAGTGATTGTATATTGCATATTCAGTGTAATGTCAGAGTATTGGAATTGTTTCAACATGAATTCCAATCATAGATTGTATATAAGATTGAAATTCACAAATGCCTTTGAAGTTctacaaattatttttttacttacCAGTTTAGTTTTCAGAAATTGCTCTCTTAAATCTGTGGGGCTGAAAATAAGCATAATAGTTCCAGATCTTTGAAACTAACTTTTATCTGATGGCAACTTTACCTGTTCTATGATGGCGTGCTGAAGCAAGTCAAACTTGAGGTGAAAGCCTCTCTCCTCGCTTTTGGTCAGGTCACCAGCCAAGGATCCACTCAGCAGTCTGCTTGTTATCTGCAGGTTAGCGTCTTGAGTTTGACATCTTATTCTGATGCAAGAACTTCCTCAGTGCTATGATAACAGCATTATAGCTGAAGATGTGTGGGTGGGTCTAGATTTAATCACTCAACCGCAGAAAAACGCCCCCACAGGTGGCGAAAcaggttctctctctttctctctgcctgtgtgCAGAATGGAAAACTGAATCTACATATACATGTCTGTTTCTCAAACGTATTATGGACTCTTGAGGTATAGTTGTGAATGTAGGGGACATTGTGGTGCAACAGGCCACAGCGCTCATACCATGTACAGGCccaagtgcccacagggacctAGGTTCAAATCTGACCTGCGATCATATCCCAAtgccaccccatctctctctctctccactcacttccttcctgtcaatcttcactgtcctatccaaATATAAGCAAAAAGCtgaaacaaatcaaaacaaaatgttgtgaatgtgtgttgtgcATTCCAGACTTCTCATTAGACTTCCCTATTTCTATTGAAATGCATAACCATTTTTTTCATTAAGATACactgtaaataaaatatattaaaaaaaatagattagggAAAATGGCCCTGTCTTGCCTATACACCTTACAAGTCAATAAATGGTTTTCACCACAAGGTGTCAACCTTGCATTTAAAAATTGCATACTAAAAGTTACACTTCGTCACACACTTCATCATAATATCCAATGACAATGCTCACAGAGCAGCTCGGATTACCATTGCTCTCAGATAGTCTAGGAATCTTATATTTGCATAAAATAAAATCCCTGGCTATTCATAATGAGGCTAATAATAAGAGAAATGGTGAATCCTGACCCTCAATCTTTCCCTTTAAAACAGCAATGTGTTTGTAGGTGGTTACATtttccactaggtggcagtgttGCTTAAGATTTTAGGAAACTAATCTTCTTCAATTTTGGTTAATACGTTTTAAATGTTCAAAACATCttaaaaaggggaaaaataTTAAATCTCTTCACAACAGTTTGCCTGAGCCCTGAGCTGGGCAGGAGGTTCAGAGGACAGTGGAGGTGTGGTCTGACGTCTGGGACGTGGATCTGCTGGCCCGACTGACCGAGGCCCTGTCCAGCACGCCCTTCTTGTAGAGCAGCTGCGTGAGGTTGCTGCGGAACTTCTGTCCCACGAAGGCGTAGAGCACAGGGTTGATGCAGCAGTGCAGCAGGCCCAGGCTGTGCGTGGCGAACATGGCCACGTCGACGGCGGTGCGCGCGGGGCAGCCGTGCGCCAGCGCCTTGGCGCGCAGCAGCGTGTCGGCCATCAGGGCCACGTGGTAGGGGCTCCAGCAGAGCAGGAAGGCGGCCACCACGGCCACGATGACGCGCATGGCCCGCTGGCGCCGGAAGCTGTGCGTGCGCATCAGCCGCGCCACCGTCACGCCGTAGCAGCCCAGCATGACGGCCAGCGGCAGCAGGAAGCCCAG carries:
- the cxcr2 gene encoding C-X-C chemokine receptor type 1 — its product is MTSNISDTTTPTFDYGGFEDYTPCERPSLNGFALMITYFIVFLLSLLGNSMVVFVVCSMVNRRSSTDVYLMHLAMADLLFSLTLPFWAISLNSEWVFGNFMCKVLSGIQDTAFYSCVFLLACISIDRYLAIVKATQVVLRRRHLVRVVCGVVWLAAVILALPMVVQREAFTPEGYHAVVCFENVTAKSMNGWRTGMLVMRNTLGFFLPLLVMTICYGCTTCTLFHARNSQKHKAMRVILSVVLAFIVCWLPINVTSVVDTLMRSKILPDECDQQNQVDLVFQVTQVLAFLHCAVNPILYAFIGKKFRNQFLHSLYQRGLIGKDSVAMFRKGSAQSSLSSRVTSITL